AAAATCTTCTTTCCCAAGGCGGCGCGGCCCTGGTCACCGCCGATCACGGCAATTCCGAAAAAATGGCCGGTCCGGACGGCAAGCCGTACACGGCCCACACCACCAACCCGGTTCGCCTGCTGCTGGTGGATGACAGCCGCAAAGAGACCCGCCTGCGGGAAGGGCGCCTGGGCGATATCGCGCCCACGCTGCTGGAGATCATGGGCCTGGATCAACCGGAGCAGATGACCGGTCGGAGCCTGCTGCAATCCTGATTCACCCGATCCGGAGACCGATTCTTCCGCATGCTTTTTCCAAAAAGTGTCAGTTGGCGGAAAGAGCAATATCGACATTCAAATCGTCGGCTACTTCGGACAGGCCTTCCTCCAAAAGTGCAATGGCGGTGCCTTCGGGAATCTGAACCCGTATATCCATCACATACATGGCGGTGCCGCTCTCCGGAGAGGGTTTGACGCTGGACCTGAGGTCTACGATGTTGACTCCCTTGAGTGATAGGAACCGGCTGATTTTATAGACGATCCCCGAGTGATCCAACCCTTCCACGTGCAGGGACCGGGTGAAAAATCCATTGGTAGGTTTCGCTTCCTGGGGCTCCAGGGGCCGCAGGAAGGCGGAAATGTTTTTTTCCAGTTCCAGGCGGCGACAGGCTTTGGAAAGGGGGGCGGCAACGTCTGCCGATCCGGCGGTAAACAGAAGGATCAGGGTGAATTCTCCGGCCAGCAAGGTCATGGAGGTGTCTTCCAACTTGCAGCCATGCTCAAATAGAATTTCGGTGACATCGGCGGCAATGCCGGGTCGGTCCTTGCCAAAAGCAGTCATGATGAAGCGTTGGGTCATGGGGTCTCCTATCTGCCGGTTTTAACTAGTGCCCGTCCAGAAATAGGCAAATTGGGTTGAGATCGAGGCGCACGAAAAATTTTACCGCAGTTATATGGTTGATATTTCGAGGATAAAATTTTTCGCGCAACAAAGATATCGGGCGAATTGGCCATTTCTGGGTGGGCACTACCGTTGGCTATGCCATTTCTCGGCATCCGTCAAGAGATTGTGCCAAAACAAAAAGTATAGTGATAATGAACGGTGATGACCGATCTCGAAAGGCTGTTTTGACAGGCCCAACGCAATCCGAAGCCCTGCAAAGCGCCTTTCGCATTCTCGCCCGTCGGGACCATACCACGAACGAACTGGCGCAGAAGCTTCGCCGGAAGGGGTATGGCCGTAAGGCTGTCGATGGTGCGCTTGAACGCTGCCGGGAACTGGGGTATCTGGACGATGCCCGCACCGCCAGGATGATGGCGGGTCATCTGGTCGCACGGGGATACGGTCCCTTGCGGATTCGCCAGGTATTGGGTCAAAAAGGCCTGGAGGAAACGCTGGTCGAACGGGTCATGGCCGCCGGTGAGAGTGAGGACAACCAGGTGCGCGCCGCCAAAAAGGCATTGGAAAAGAAAGCCTCCCGGCTGGGTCGGGAGAGCGATCCCTGGAAGCGCCGGCAGATCGCCTACCGGTTTTTGACCGGGCGGGGGTTTTCTTCAGCCGTCGTCAACCGGGCAATCGACGATATATCGCTTCTAAGGAAGTAATATCTGCTCAGGCGCAGTTTTTCGTCGGAGCGGCTTCCTTTCAGGTGTGTGGCCATGGGTGGCCTGAAAAAGCTTTTTAAGGCTGACACCGATTAGCGGCGCAGGTAGCTGAAATCCGCCTTGGGCCGCCCCACAAAACAGGACTGCGTGAATCCGTAGCGTTTGATGATGGCCAGGGCTTCCCGTGCTTCGGTTTCATTGCCGCCGAAATCGAAGAGCCAGTGGCTGCCGTCGACGATCTTCCAGCGATCCTTGATTTTGCTGACCCTGATTCTTGCCGGATCGAAGGCCACGCAATCCTCTCCGGCCATCGGTCCTTCCGGGACCCCGCCTTTGGCCAGCAGATAGGCAAACGATGGGTCCGGGCGGCCGACAAAGCAGGAGCGGTTCATCCGGTAATGGGTGATGACCTGCAATGCCTTTTGGGCGGAGACCCGGTCGGACCCGAAATCGAAGAGCCAGTGGCTGCCGTCGACAACTTTCCACCTTCCGTCAATCTGCTGAATTCCGACCGTCGAAGAATTGAAGGCGATGCAATCCTCTCCCCGCTCCGGCTTTGCCTGCGGCGGGGTCCTTGAGGCGGTGGCAGCGGATTTCTTCCGAACCCATCGGGAGCCTTTGAAGCCGCCGGTTTTTTCCACACATCGGAGGACGTTGCCCTGATTTTTGATTTCCAAAACCAGTTCTCCGGCGCCGGATGCGCGTCCCTTGGGAACGTCGGCCCACTTGCCGGTGATGCGGCCGTCACGGATGCTGCCGCTGAACACGTTGGCCCATGCCGGCTGCCCGCTGAAACCGGATTCGCCGTACCAGTGAAGCTCTTTGCCGATCTGGCGCAGGTAGTAGGTTCCCCCGTCGTTGCAGGACCATCGTCCGGTCAGGTTCGCCCAAGCTGTCGATATGGGCATCGCCGCCAGGATGATGGCCGTCAGCAGGATCGCTTTCATTCGGCAACATGTATTCATTTTCATTTCACCTCGATTCGTTGTTGCTGGATGACCTTCTGGCAACGCCGGCCGACGTGAGCATGGATTTCAGTGCCTTATAAGACAGGGCGCCCACCAGGCGCCGGTCGCCAACCATGAAGGTCGGCACGACGGTGATTTCGACATCGCGGCAGCGCTGCCAGTCCCGGTCCACCGCCTCACTATAGGTGCGCTGATCCAGGACTTTTCGGGCCGCTTCGATGTCCAGGCCGACGTCCTTGCATATCCGGAGCAATATCTCCGGCAGGGCGATATTCTCGCCGCGATGAAAATAGGCCAGAAATACCGCCATGTGAAACGCATCGCCCCGCCCCTGGTCCTCGGCCCACTTGCCCAGTTCCTGGGCCAGCCGGCTGTTATAGGTCATCTGCCGGTCGCCGAAGGGCAGGTTCAGTTCCCCGGCCACCCGCTTCAGGCGGGCCAGTATGGCGGGAATGTCCACCGGCTGCCCGGCGAAAAGATCCTGCAGGGACCGGCCTTCCTGCGGCGTTTCGGGATGCAGGGGAAACGCCGTCCAGGTGACAGTGATGTCAAAGTTCGTTTCGAGTTGTTCAATACGCCCGGTACTGAAGTAGCACCAGGGTCAGATGTAGTCGGAGAAGACTTCCAATATCGCATTTTCCACTATTTAACGGCCTTTCTTTCCGGTTTTCCCAAAAAACTGCGAAAAAATCAGGTTCGTTTTCGTGTCATTTTTTGTGGCTTGGTGTCAAGCGGTGCATGAAAAACAGATAAAGTGTCGGAACCTGGTTCGATCTTATGAAATTTTTACAAGAAGAAAACCCGAAGAATTCCCGATTGAAAATTTGGGAGGAAATACCTGGCAAATTGTCTGTCTGCAGGTATTCGGACGATGCAGTAAAATGGCAGCTCCATAGCTCAGAGGGTGGTGCACACTATTTTGGGACCTACAATCTATTTCACCCCAACGGACGGCGGATATAACCGCTGTAATCCTTGACCACCGGTTCGTAATCGGTGTTGAACCAGGGGCTGGTGATAAAAAAGTCGGCCGTGGCCCGATTGCAGGCGGTCGGAATGTTGTAAAGTACCGACATGCGCAGCAGGGCCTTGACATCCACGTCGTGGGGCTGGGCCGACATGGGGTCCCAGAAAAAGATCAGAAGATCCAGTTCCCCTTTGGCGATCATGGCCCCGAGCATCTG
This window of the uncultured Desulfosarcina sp. genome carries:
- a CDS encoding regulatory protein RecX — protein: MTGPTQSEALQSAFRILARRDHTTNELAQKLRRKGYGRKAVDGALERCRELGYLDDARTARMMAGHLVARGYGPLRIRQVLGQKGLEETLVERVMAAGESEDNQVRAAKKALEKKASRLGRESDPWKRRQIAYRFLTGRGFSSAVVNRAIDDISLLRK
- a CDS encoding DsbA family protein gives rise to the protein MUPWCYFSTGRIEQLETNFDITVTWTAFPLHPETPQEGRSLQDLFAGQPVDIPAILARLKRVAGELNLPFGDRQMTYNSRLAQELGKWAEDQGRGDAFHMAVFLAYFHRGENIALPEILLRICKDVGLDIEAARKVLDQRTYSEAVDRDWQRCRDVEITVVPTFMVGDRRLVGALSYKALKSMLTSAGVARRSSSNNESR
- a CDS encoding ACT domain-containing protein gives rise to the protein MTQRFIMTAFGKDRPGIAADVTEILFEHGCKLEDTSMTLLAGEFTLILLFTAGSADVAAPLSKACRRLELEKNISAFLRPLEPQEAKPTNGFFTRSLHVEGLDHSGIVYKISRFLSLKGVNIVDLRSSVKPSPESGTAMYVMDIRVQIPEGTAIALLEEGLSEVADDLNVDIALSAN
- a CDS encoding methylglyoxal synthase — its product is MKATKRIALVAHDERKQDLLMWVRQNKDTLAKHELFATGTTGKLLADQCGLAITRMKSGPLGGDQMLGAMIAKGELDLLIFFWDPMSAQPHDVDVKALLRMSVLYNIPTACNRATADFFITSPWFNTDYEPVVKDYSGYIRRPLG